Proteins from one Triticum aestivum cultivar Chinese Spring chromosome 7A, IWGSC CS RefSeq v2.1, whole genome shotgun sequence genomic window:
- the LOC123153798 gene encoding uncharacterized protein: protein MDAVESTSPYSPPSLRHKLRTTVCGCFGSPSSPGNEGERPHSGGRTRWRRRVAAAGEFRYDPLSYALNFDDGSSGDSDGADGEDATFRNRNFNSRLPPSPVPASRAVAIAIASRLKSFAASVALVSLTFLLLQVRLNQLCKSDIES from the coding sequence ATGGACGCTGTGGAGTCCACTTCGCCCTACTCGCCGCCGTCGCTGCGCCACAAGCTGCGGAcaaccgtctgcggctgcttcggCTCGCCGTCGTCGCCGGGCAACGAGGGAGAAAGACCGCACAGCGGGGGCAGGACGAGGTGGAGGCGACGGGTGGCGGCCGCGGGCGAGTTCAGGTACGACCCGCTGAGCTACGCGCTCAACTTCGACGACGGCAGCAGCGGTGACAGCGATGGTGCGGACGGGGAGGACGCCACCTTCCGGAACCGAAACTTCAACTCCCGCCTGCCTCCCTCGCCGGTGCCGGCCTCCCgagccgtcgccatcgccatcgcctcAAGACTGAAGTCCTTTGCTGCTTCTGTAGCTTTAGTCTCTCTGACTTTTCTTCTTCTCCAAGTGAGATTGAATCAACTCTGTAAAAGTGATATTGAATCGTAG